The following are encoded together in the Mesoplodon densirostris isolate mMesDen1 chromosome 2, mMesDen1 primary haplotype, whole genome shotgun sequence genome:
- the LOC132481132 gene encoding SWI/SNF-related matrix-associated actin-dependent regulator of chromatin subfamily D member 2-like yields the protein MPAQRGGLKRRKVADKVLPQRIWELVPEPQACIDLLAFERKLDQTIARKRMEIQEAIKNPLTQKGKLRIYISNMFCPSKAEGDTGDKVASWELRVEGKLLDDLRKQKRKLSSFFKRLVIELDKELYGPDKHLLEWHQMPTTQETDGFQVKRPGDLNVKCTHLLMLDHQPPQYKSDPRLRRLLRVHTQTRAAIMKALWLYIKHSQLQDDHKREFVNCNWYFRQIFSCGRLHFSEIPMKLDRLLQHPDPIVVNHVISVDPNNQKKTGCYDIDVEVDDPRKVQMSNFLASTTNQQELASLDVKIHETIESINQLKTQRDLTLCFSTDPQDSIQESLCSQRQDLKIITDVIGSPEEERQAAFYHKPWAQEPVGRHIIAKVQQQRQELEQVLGICLT from the exons aTGCCTGCCCAGCGCGGGGGGTTAAAGAGGAGGAAGGTGGCAGATAAAGTTCTACCTCAGCGAATTTGGGAGCTTGTCCCAGAACCTCAGGCGTGCATAGATCTCTTGGCTTTTGAGCGGAAGCTGGACCAGACCATTGCTCGAAAGCGGATGGAGATCCAGGAGGCCATCAAAAATCCTCTGACGCAAAAAGGAAAGCTGCGGATCTATATTTCTAATATGTTCTGTCCCAGCAAGGCAGAAGGTGATA CAGGGGACAAGGTGGCTTCCTGGGAACTCCGAGTAGAGGGAAAACTGCTGGATGATCTTAGGAAACAGAAGAGGaagctttcttcattctttaagAGGCTCGTCATTGAGCTGGACAAGGAACTGTACGGGCCTGACAAACACTTGCTGGAGTGGCACCAGATGCCCACCACCCAGGAGACAGATGGCTTCCAGGTGAAACGGCCTGGAGACCTCAACGTCAAGTGCACCCATCTGCTCATGCTGGATCATCAGCCTCCCCAGTACAAGTCGGACCCCCGACTGCGGAGGCTGCTGAGGGTGCACACACAGACGAGGGCTGCCATCATGAAGGCCCTGTGGCTCTACATCAAACACAGCCAGCTGCAGGACGACCACAAGCGGGAGTTCGTCAACTGCAACTGGTACTTCCGCCAGATCTTCAGTTGTGGCCGACTGCATTTCTCTGAGATTCCCATGAAGCTAGACAGGTTGCTGCAGCATCCAGACCCCATTGTCGTCAACCATGTAATTAGTGTGGACCCTAACAACCAGAAGAAGACAGGCTGTTATGACATTGATGTGGAGGTGGATGACCCACGCAAGGTCCAGATGAGCAATTTTCTGGCCTCTACCACCAATCAGCAGGAGCTTGCTTCCCTTGATGTCAAAATCCATGAGACCATTGAGTCCATCAACCAGCTGAAGACCCAGAGGGATCTCACGCTCTGTTTTAGCACTGACCCCCAGGACTCCATCCAAGAATCGCTCTGTTCCCAGCGCCAGGACCTCAAGATTATCACTGATGTGATTGGGAGTCCTGAGGAAGAGAGACAAGCTGCTTTCTACCACAAGCCCTGGGCCCAGGAACCAGTGGGGAGGCACATCATTGCCAAGGTGCAACAGCAAAGGCAGGAACTGGAACAGGTGCTGGGAATCTGCCTGACCTAA